One Bythopirellula goksoeyrii genomic window, TTTGAATGCCGAGCACCACAAACGGATTACTTATGTCGGAAATTCGACCTTCTAGCGCCAACAGCCCATCGCGACGGGCTGTTTCTGCCAAACTCACGATTTCTTCAATCAATTTCGGGATGGAATCAAGCTTGTAGAACACCGATTTAAGCGTGACCTTGAATACCCCAAAGAAGTTTTTAATTGGGAAAGAAATCAACGCTGCGGCAATCGATCCACCAATGACAACACATACCGACGGCAAGTCATAAAAAGCTTGAAACGAACCACCTCCGACCACAATTGATCCCAGGATCAAAGTGAAAGCGATGATAATTCCTAGTACGGTGGCGATGTCCATGAGTCGGAGAGGCTAAATTCGGTCGTTTGTTAGTCTGGTGGTGAGCCATTCCCGGCTGAGAGCATGGGAAAACATAGCTTTTCATTCGTGTCGGAAGTGCTTGCGAACCCGTAGGTTTTCACAGTGGGTGCCCCCTAACACTCGTGCTACCCGCACAATACATTCCTGGCGGGCGACCGATTAGCCGACACAATCGGCAGGCATAACACGTTTGTTGCGATGATACTCAAGAGTTAGTCGCATCACTTCTTCGGGCGACTCAGCGACCACGATGCGATCGTTGGACGTGAGGGTGACAAACGTATCGGGACGCTGTTCGATGTACTTGATCAACTCGGCGTTGAGGATAAAGGCCTCTCCGTCGAGTCGTGTGAGCTTTATCATAGGTCGCACCTCGGGTTAGCTAGCGGTAAATGCTTCTCAATTGTAGGTTGCGATTTTCACACATTTAGCTCGACTTATCCTCGTAACCCCTCTTACCGGCGTAAGGCAAGCAACTCGTCGAGCAGTTGCTGCACCGCCGTGATCACTCGGGCACCCCCTCGATATTGGGTGGAAGCCAGGATCAATTCTATCAGGTTCTGCCCAATGTCTGTATTGGAGAGCTCGACTGCCCCCGCGGTGATGTTTCCTAATCCGTTTGCACCTGGGTCGCCCTGAATCGGCAACCCCGAGTTCACGCCAGCGGAAAACATGTTGTCGCCCACTTGCTCCAGACCACCATTGTTTGCGAATCTCGCCATACGTAGCTGTCCCAAGTCACGCGAGCTACCGTTACTGAACACTCCCTGTATAAGGCCCGTCTCGGTGATGATAAAGCTCGATAATGTGCCGGCCGCGAA contains:
- a CDS encoding flagellar FlbD family protein, translating into MIKLTRLDGEAFILNAELIKYIEQRPDTFVTLTSNDRIVVAESPEEVMRLTLEYHRNKRVMPADCVG